The Brasilonema sennae CENA114 genome includes a region encoding these proteins:
- a CDS encoding acyl-CoA dehydrogenase family protein, translating into MQECHTSSIADALTHAVEIADYCAANAAAIDNNGAFPESEFKRIAKAGLLAAPLQRELGGWGAGIDANVTYESLMLLKQMGRGNLAVGRVYEGHVNALQLIQTFGTREQIASYACDARDRHKIFGVWNAEASDGVKIIPLDNGKYRLEGSKTFCSGSGYVERPFVNGALPDGSWQMFIVPMDQVTTLSDPNWWQPSGMRATASYKVNFSGVELEESSLIAKPGDYFRQPWLSGGVVRFAAVQLGGAEALFDLTRQYLQKMEYTNDPYQKERLGRMAIAIESGHLWLRGAADMVAAYAPVFGGYPSVNNPQADQLVAYANMVRTTIEQICIDTMQICERCIGTRGLLPPNPMERIIRDLTLYLRQPAFDAALANVGQYVLAETHPAHLLWNSKQPPD; encoded by the coding sequence ATCCAGGAATGTCACACCTCAAGCATTGCTGATGCCTTAACACATGCTGTAGAAATTGCTGATTATTGTGCAGCTAACGCGGCTGCGATTGATAACAATGGCGCTTTTCCTGAGAGCGAGTTTAAGCGAATTGCAAAAGCAGGCTTGTTGGCTGCACCTTTGCAGCGAGAGTTAGGCGGGTGGGGTGCAGGTATTGATGCCAATGTTACCTACGAATCACTAATGCTATTAAAGCAGATGGGGCGTGGGAATTTGGCGGTGGGTCGAGTTTATGAGGGGCACGTCAATGCACTGCAACTGATTCAGACTTTTGGAACTAGAGAACAAATTGCAAGTTATGCTTGTGATGCCCGCGATCGCCACAAAATTTTTGGCGTTTGGAATGCCGAAGCGTCTGATGGTGTCAAGATTATCCCTCTTGACAATGGTAAGTATCGTCTGGAAGGTTCTAAAACCTTTTGTTCGGGATCTGGCTATGTTGAGCGTCCCTTTGTGAATGGAGCGTTACCCGATGGTAGTTGGCAAATGTTCATTGTGCCAATGGATCAAGTTACCACACTCAGTGATCCTAATTGGTGGCAACCTTCTGGAATGCGAGCAACTGCTAGCTACAAAGTAAATTTTAGCGGCGTGGAGTTGGAAGAAAGTTCATTAATTGCTAAGCCAGGAGACTACTTTCGCCAGCCTTGGTTGTCTGGGGGAGTCGTTCGCTTTGCTGCGGTGCAATTGGGTGGGGCAGAGGCACTGTTTGACTTAACTCGCCAGTATCTCCAGAAAATGGAATATACAAACGATCCATACCAAAAAGAACGGCTGGGCAGGATGGCGATCGCCATTGAAAGTGGTCATCTGTGGCTACGTGGTGCTGCTGATATGGTAGCAGCTTATGCGCCTGTGTTTGGGGGTTATCCCAGTGTTAACAACCCGCAAGCAGACCAACTTGTCGCCTATGCAAATATGGTGCGGACGACAATTGAACAAATTTGCATTGACACGATGCAAATTTGTGAGCGCTGTATTGGCACTCGCGGTTTACTACCACCAAATCCGATGGAACGCATCATCCGGGATTTAACTTTGTACCTACGTCAACCTGCCTTTGATGCAGCCCTTGCCAATGTTGGACAGTATGTCCTAGCTGAAACTCATCCTGCTCACTTGCTTTGGAATAGTAAGCAACCCCCAGATTGA
- the iscB gene encoding RNA-guided endonuclease IscB has translation MSKVFVVDLEKRPLNPVHPAQARQLLRNKKAAIFKRFPFTLILKESRPDAPIQPLRLKIDPGAKHTGIALVNDSTGEVVFAAELKHRGFAISFALTSRRQLRRGRRNRQTRYRKPRFLNRTRPDGWLAPSLQSRVENIKTWVNRLRKLTSINAISQELVRFDMQLMRNPDIQGKEYQQGTLAGYETREFLLEKWNRQCAYCGVKDVPLQIEHIYPRAKGGTNSITNLTLSCEKCNTKKGTKDIKDFFKKNSARLEKILKQAKRPLADAAAVNTTRFTLLEVLKATGFPVETGSGGLTKFNRNQQNLVKLHWLDAACVGKSTPILNIKGVKPLLITANGHGTRQSCRTDKFGFPNRHCSRTKFHFGFQTGDIVKAVVTSGKKVGGYVGRIATRATGSFNISTKNGLLQGINHKYCKHIHKKDGYSYA, from the coding sequence ATGTCCAAAGTGTTTGTAGTTGACTTAGAAAAACGACCATTAAATCCAGTTCACCCAGCACAAGCGAGGCAATTATTGCGAAACAAAAAAGCAGCCATATTTAAACGGTTTCCTTTCACGTTGATTCTTAAAGAATCACGTCCAGACGCACCAATTCAACCACTCAGATTAAAGATTGACCCAGGTGCAAAACATACAGGAATTGCATTAGTCAACGATTCGACTGGTGAAGTTGTCTTCGCTGCTGAATTGAAGCATAGAGGTTTTGCAATTTCGTTTGCCTTAACTTCTAGAAGACAGCTTCGTAGAGGTAGAAGAAACCGACAAACGAGATATCGTAAACCACGTTTTCTAAATAGAACACGACCTGACGGATGGTTAGCACCAAGCTTACAAAGTCGTGTTGAAAATATTAAGACTTGGGTAAACAGATTACGTAAACTTACATCAATTAACGCAATTAGCCAAGAGTTAGTGCGTTTTGATATGCAATTAATGCGGAATCCAGATATCCAAGGTAAAGAGTATCAGCAAGGCACACTTGCAGGTTACGAAACACGGGAGTTTTTGTTAGAAAAGTGGAATCGACAATGTGCTTACTGTGGAGTCAAAGATGTTCCACTACAAATAGAACACATTTACCCGAGAGCAAAAGGAGGAACGAACTCAATTACAAACTTGACATTGAGTTGCGAGAAATGCAACACAAAGAAAGGGACTAAAGATATCAAGGATTTTTTCAAAAAAAACTCTGCAAGGTTAGAAAAAATCTTGAAACAAGCAAAAAGACCATTGGCTGATGCTGCAGCAGTCAATACAACTAGATTTACGTTGTTAGAAGTCTTAAAAGCAACAGGATTTCCTGTAGAAACTGGTTCAGGAGGATTAACTAAATTTAACCGTAATCAACAGAATTTAGTGAAACTACATTGGTTAGACGCTGCTTGCGTTGGAAAGTCAACACCAATTCTTAATATCAAAGGCGTTAAACCTTTGTTGATTACTGCTAATGGTCACGGTACACGCCAATCATGCCGCACTGATAAATTTGGATTTCCGAATCGTCACTGTTCCAGAACTAAATTTCACTTTGGTTTTCAGACTGGCGATATTGTTAAAGCTGTTGTCACGTCAGGTAAAAAAGTAGGCGGATACGTTGGAAGAATTGCAACTCGTGCAACAGGTAGTTTCAATATTTCAACCAAGAACGGGTTACTTCAAGGGATTAATCACAAATATTGCAAGCACATTCACAAAAA